In Drosophila santomea strain STO CAGO 1482 chromosome 2L, Prin_Dsan_1.1, whole genome shotgun sequence, a single window of DNA contains:
- the LOC120443874 gene encoding uncharacterized protein LOC120443874 isoform X9 — protein sequence MRHLIMTPASLSASTPTLSTLHHQRMALQSQSQSPLASPLTPSPSSVFGSPKFPANYERSEKIKLKKVLGLTVCSNAALDVSPVSGLLAYPAGCTVVLFNAKRQTQAYLVNTSRKAFTSVAFSRCGRYVATGECGINPAIKVWELETPNGSLEHCSGGSVVAEFVDHKYAVTCVAFSPTGKYLVSVGSQHDMIVNVFDWRANLKMASNKISSKVAAVCFSEDGSYFVTVGNRHVKYWYLEGGRKYKDPIPLMGRSAILGDLRDNDFCAVACGKGICAESTYAITRQGHLVEFSSRRLLDKWVQCRTSNANCICVNERFILVGCAESIIRIFNAATLEYVTTLPRTHYLGVDVAQGIQINHIMSVPQQAKFPDCIAMVFDEQRSKVSCVYNDHSLYIWDLRDISRVGKSHSFLYHSTCIWGVETVPYNVEREPSQTLPEECFVTCSSDDTIRVWGLDGCTNNDIYRRNIYSKELLKIVYSDEELQFIKDQGSSLFDKAGNSSYDGRNGVRCIKISPELQHLASGDRCGNIRVYSLVNLRQLTTIEAHESEVLCLEYSNEKIERKLLASASRDRLIHVFDVAQNYLLLQTLDDHSSSITSIKFVGAGLNFQMISCGADKSIMFRSFQGNIFMRGTNTSGKTTLYDMEVDSNAKHILTACQDRNVRVYGTQNAKQTKTFKGSHSDEGSLIKLSLDPSGIYVATSCTDKTLAVYDYYSSECMARMYGHSELVTGLKFTNDCRHLISASGDGCIFIWQVPHDMIVTMQARMSQQRLRSGHAPLPRPLAPISPPDGIVLESPTSEIEQPQMQPKFGVAERFSDVGQLPQWAMRKAAADSDSGALSIPTPSGGSATVPGMHAASSMGNLSSSPSQQMPGLAPRARGRWAQRSTQLETADDLRSNSESPLGTVSSVGGHSGVNVQTSDYNSASSKDITYNQTYLSEDSSIDSGMETRRGELKFIGSSNNGTVVTVSSVSSMAVSASNGAMSTGSGAAQQRLQLPDKRLKPGLRFDTHTHDHDGDVEDISDGERTSSDHGMFYNNLAPSTPTDFKVTAMNEDELRKSVRRQKFEKSGLQLTPSALSGNGSSHTASTGTGTSDTEDEGSTPSAENAERSLASTLGGSSENLAQSSSNSFLHAALPEGPGLTTPMERGGSSRRSISAKHNTENGKGVAAPPTITKSYTSTKKEELLQVINKVKQQLENGTRKNGNTRLNAIAEVGHRPLRGSHSISDLSLAANLDGSRNAGGGPGRYTKPVASHDTSQYTSPQNTTAPAAPANTQQQLLPPVQQQYPMPKEPHQQALQQHQHYAPPASQQFFNCAAPKSKLQQNFQTMRQVQQHYPPYPHHVGVHQIHPPPGVPFGGSAAGSSSAMRTHSQPQHRQQQQQQQRVKRNPAGNNRRTPSILKHYKSCPVSPVHEEVEWSAEGNERGALLGEPKRHSVYADDARTILDMIHADTEKMIDEITRKYGDLDEPSMPVSYSVPANLRNLGGLGSTGDSTPTGRTTQYYVYREFYQCERKVSLSDILQPDQFAATQRRLDEARFLETQRHSSASFFLTGQQSQESLSLLSDGDGPGSYCNSLESVLSDESDCQSAPLEYPQTQVALLQQRHAGIRNFIIHGPVSKSYGNSPNAYGSFDYYMRQQHSTTTDSFDVTGYNLEPLKPLPSSKTYPRIAQVQVSENIPTLRSKNKQYTSGVNKSLSTDFAQQRQQRNSNPMQSGDNLFVRKPLKPKPPVPAKPHNLVSTLSHMEKQQKHSSKSQSRTASVVQQFEHNLQKFEKEKQREREQQRRPAMRSSVSSGALAGGSATHSCLKKVSRFDTSESSRRATSVRQKNRPKISVRFNTVSQIKYTPSAKRERLAREEEPPEMEVGSLPSDYGERSFEMYFAENGNAPENLENMQTLKLYTKPQLQAVVDEIQQEREKYRKNLDNAGKISGKGGCGKVKGKGAGSSTSHQCQNIAKKIDIIEKLIAMEENKMEQIRLATESRLRPFNCNAKEKGYVKSLTMNFDMLARGEDPAEDEDLSSKDASDLCAYARNIRRNCSLPDVLESTDFTGIYNSQGVELAKEVIADDESGDPENTEITADGADHEDIRQTVVLRMEPGNPKTLNPMPIEESSIRRACSLSDLHMGNFGKPGKSQNGTPQKPQVQHRNGNVSRSASKRNSLQGKTGLGASSNSMNVLNQGSDSEPEDSNRLRSASNGQGRSNGPIAANRQYSNKINNVNNNRRKAPNFSSATPMQDDSSSEETPNSTVNNKPIVPPRPRNLAFDHKSKLLINNSGSPGGNAKQRSGVTSTEDYEGTDPEAQVHNVINKLYTTTQAAMQLHANLKNSLLLKELENALIMSRNMLSSIPNRQAEKANNGGGMGGGLGVGGSGGLNHDQLNADNGDYLMMVNNCADLLSNLRTKHKPDDCENNS from the exons ATAAAACTCAAAAAGGTCCTGGGCCTGACTGTGTGCAGCAATGCGGCTTTGGATGTGTCCCCAGTCAGCGGTCTGCTGGCCTATCCAGCTGG CTGCACCGTGGTGCTCTTCAACGCGAAGCGCCAGACACAGGCCTACCTGGTCAACACCTCCCGCAAAGCATTCACTTCCGTGGCGTTCTCCCGGTGTGGTCGCTACGTGGCCACCGGGGAGTGTGGCATCAATCCGGCCATCAAGGTCTGGGAGCTGGAGACTCCGAACGGAAGTCTGGAGCACTGCAGCGGCGGCAGTGTTGTTGCGGAGTTTGTGGACCACAAATACGCCGTCACCTGTGTG GCCTTTTCGCCCACTGGCAAGTACCTGGTTTCGGTGGGCTCCCAGCACGACATGATTGTCAATGTGTTCGACTGGCGGGCCAACCTCAAGATGGCCTCGAATAAAATCAGCTCCAAGGTGGCTGCCGTCTGCTTTTCCGAGGATGGCAGCTACTTTGTCACCGTGGGCAATCGCCACGTGAAATACTGGTATCTGGAGGGTGGAAGAAAG TACAAGGATCCCATTCCCCTGATGGGTCGGAGCGCCATTCTGGGCGATTTGCGGGACAACGACTTCTGTGCGGTGGCGTGCGGCAAGGGTATCTGTGCGGAGAGCACGTACGCCATCACGCGGCAAGGACACTTGGTGGAGTTCAGCTCCCGCCGCCTGCTGGACAAGTGGGTGCAGTGCCGCACCAGCAATGCCAACTGTATCTGCGTGAATGAGAGATTCATACTCGTGGGCTGTGCGGAGTCCATCATTCGCATCTTCAATGCGGCCACGCTGGAGTACGTGACCACTCTGCCCAGAACTCATTACCTGGGCGTGGATGTGGCCCAGGGCATCCAGATCAACCACATCATGTCGGTGCCCCAGCAGGCCAAGTTCCCCGACTGCATTGCCATGGTGTTCGACGAACAGCGTTCCAAG GTGAGCTGCGTTTACAACGATCATTCGCTTTATATCTGGGATCTGCGCGACATCTCACGAGTGGGCAAGTCGCACTCGTTCCTTTATCACTCCACTTGCATCTGGGGCGTGGAGACAGTGCCATATAACGTGGAGCGGGAGCCGTCGCAAACCCTGCCGGAAGAATGCTTCGTCACCTGCTCCTCGGACGACACGATCCGTGTCTGGGGATTGGATGGATGCACCAACAACGACATCTACCGAAGGAACATCTACTCCAAGGAGCTGCTGAAGATCGTCTACAGCGACGAGGAACTGCAGTTTATCAAGGATCAGGGCTCGTCTCTGTTCGACAAAGCTGGAAACTCCTCCTACGATGGAAGGAATGGAGTGCGGTGCATCAAGATCAGTCCGGAACTGCAGCACTTGGCCAGTGGGGATCGGTGCGGCAACATACGCGTTTACAGTCTGGTCAATCTGCGCCAGCTCACCACCATCGAAGCCCACGAGTCGGAGGTGCTTTGTTTGGAGTATTCAAACGAGAAGATCGAGCGAAAGTTGTTAGCCAGTGCCAGTAGGGATCGACTGATCCATGTGTTTGACGTGGCACAAAACTATCTACTGCTACAAACGCTGGACGATCACAGCTCCTCCATCACCTCCATCAAGTTTGTGGGTGCAGGACTCAACTTCCAGATGATCAGTTGTGGCGCCGACAAGTCCATTATGTTTAGGAGTTTTCAA GGAAACATCTTCATGAGGGGCACCAACACCTCAGGAAAGACGACGTTGTACGACATGGAGGTGGACTCGAATGCCAAGCACATTTTGACCGCCTGCCAGGATCGCAACGTGCGGGTTTACGGAACCCAGAATGCCAAGCAAACAAAGACCTTCAAGGGCTCTCACTCAGACGAAGGAAGTCTAATCAAACTCAGTCTCGATCCCAGTGGCATCTATGTGGCCACCTCATGCACGGATAAAACGCTCGCTGTATATGATTACTACTCCAGCGAGTGCATGGCTAGGATGTATGGGCACAGCGAGTTGGTCACGGGTCTGAAGTTCACCAACGATTGCAGGCATTTAATATCCGCGAGTGGGGACGGTTGTATTTTCATATGGCAAGTGCCGCACGATATGATAGTGACCATGCAGGCCAGGATGTCGCAACAGCGACTCAGATCCGGACATGCTccgttgccacgccccttggCTCCCATTTCGCCACCGGATGGTATTGTCCTCGAATCGCCCACCAGTGAAATAGAGCAGCCGCAAATGCAGCCCAAGTTTGGAGTGGCTGAAAGGTTTTCCGATGTGGGTCAATTGCCCCAGTGGGCGATGCGAAAAGCAGCAGCGGATTCGGATAGTGGGGCCTTGTCCATACCCACGCCCAGTGGTGGATCTGCAACTGTCCCCGGCATGCATGCTGCTTCTTCGATGGGCAATCTGAGCTCATCGCCCAGTCAACAGATGCCAGGACTGGCACCCCGTGCGAGGGGCAGATGGGCCCAGAGGAGCACTCAATTGGAGACGGCCGATGACCTGCGTTCCAACTCGGAAAGTCCTCTGGGAACCGTTTCTTCTGTAGGTGGTCACAGCGGTGTGAATGTCCAGACCTCTGATTACAATAGTGCCTCTTCCAAGGACATTACGTACAATCAAACCTACTTGAGCGAGGACTCCTCCATCGATTCTGGGATGGAGACGCGAAGGGGCGAACTCAAGTTcattggcagcagcaacaacggaACGGTGGTCACTGTCTCCTCTGTTTCCTCGATGGCTGTTTCTGCCTCCAACGGTGCCATGTCGACGGGTTCTGGAGCTGCTCAACAGCGTCTCCAGTTGCCGGATAAACGCTTAAAGCCGGGTCTGCGATTTGATACCCACACCCATGATCACGATGGCGATGTGGAGGACATCTCCGATGGCGAGAGAACTAGCTCCGATCACGGAATGTTCTACAACAACCTCGCGCCCAGCACACCAAC AGATTTCAAGGTGACGGCCATGAACGAGGATGAGCTGCGCAAATCGGTGCGCCGTCAGAAGTTTGAAAAGTCCGGCCTTCAGCTTACGCCTTCGGCCCTCAGCGGCAATGGAAGTTCGCATACGGCGAGCACTGGAACTGGGACCTCCGATACGGAAGACGAGGGCTCCACGCCCAGTGCGGAAAATGCCGAGCGGTCGCTGGCCTCGACGTTGGGCGGCAGCTCGGAAAATCTGGcccagagcagcagcaacagcttcCTGCACGCCGCCTTGCCAGAGGGACCGGGTCTCACAACGCCCATGGAAAGGGGTGGCAGCA GTCGTCGCAGCATCAGCGCCAAGCACAATACGGAGAATGGGAAAGGCGTGGCGGCACCGCCCACCATCACCAAGTCGTATACAAGCACCAAaaaggaggagctgctgcaggtCATCAACAAGGTCAAGCAGCAACTGGAGAAT GGTACGCGCAAAAATGGCAACACAAGGTTGAATGCTATAGCTGAG GTAGGCCATAGACCCCTGCGGGGAAGCCATAGCATATCGGACTTGAGTCTGGCAGCCAACTTGGATGGATCGCGGAATGCAGGCGGAGGACCAGGACGTTACACGAAGCCAG TTGCCTCCCATGACACTTCGCAGTATACTAGCCCTCAAAACACAACAgcacctgctgctcctgccaaTACCCAGCAGCAACTCCTGCCACCAGTGCAACAACAATATCCAATGCCGAAGGAGCCACATCAGCAAGCCctgcagcaacatcagcattATGCGCCTCCTGCCTCCCAGCAATTTTTCAACTGTGCTGCTCCGAAATCGAAGTTGCAGCAGAACTTCCAGACCATGCGACAGGTTCAGCAGCACTATCCGCCCTATCCACATCATGTTGGCGTGCATCAGATCCATCCGCCTCCCGGGGTTCCATTTGGAGGATCTGCGGCGGGTTCCTCGTCTGCAATGCGTACGCATTCCCAGCCGCAACATcgtcaacagcagcagcagcaacaaagggTGAAGAGGAATCCAGCTGGGAATAACAGGCGTACGCCCAGCATCCTGAAGCACTACAAATCCTGTCCAGTGTCTCCAGTCCACGAAGAGGTGGAATGGTCGGCGGAGGGAAACGAAAGAGGTGCTCTGCTCGGCGAACCCAAAAGACACTCTGTTTACGCTGATGATGCTCGAACTATTCTGGACATGATCCATGCTGATACGGAAAAGATGATTGATGAGATCACCCGGAAATACGGCGATCTGGATGAGCCCAGTATGCCAGTCTCGTACTCCGTGCCAGCGAATCTGAGAAACTTGGGCGGACTGGGTTCCACTGGCGATTCCACGCCCACTGGCAGAACTACACAGTATTATGTTTACAGGGAATTTTACCAATGCGAGCGGAAGGTGTCCCTCTCGGATATTCTGCAGCCCGACCAGTTTGCAGCCACACAGAGGAGACTGGACGAGGCCAGATTTCTGGAGACCCAACGCCATTCCAGTGCCAGTTTCTTCCTCACCGGTCAGCAGAGTCAGGAGTCACTATCGCTGCTTTCCGATGGCGATGGTCCTGGAAGCTATTGCAACAGCCTGGAGAGCGTACTGTCAGACGAAAGCGATTGCCAGAGTGCTCCTCTGGAGTATCCTCAAACCCAGGTGGCTCTTCTTCAGCAGCGCCATGCCGGCATCCGGAACTTTATTATCCACGGTCCGGTGTCCAAGTCCTACGGGAACAGCCCCAATGCCTACGGCAGCTTTGACTACTATATGCGACAACAACATTCCACGACAACGGATAGCTTCGATGTCACAGGCTACAATCTGGAGCCACTGAAACCACTGCCCAGTTCTAAGACATATCCCAGGATAGCTCAGGTTCAGGTCTCTGAAAATATACCCACTCTGCGATCCAAGAACAAGCAATATACCTCAGGTGTTAACAAGTCCCTAAGTACGGACTTCGCACAACAGCGACAGCAAAGGAACTCCAATCCCATGCAATCAGGAGACAATCTCTTTGTGAGGAAACCATTGAAACCCAAGCCGCCGGTGCCGGCAAAACCCCACAATCTAGTCAGCACCTTGAGTCACATGGAGAAGCAGCAGAAACATAGCAGCAAATCGCAGTCCAGGACCGCCAGTGTTGTCCAGCAATTTGAGCATAACTTACAGAAatttgaaaaggaaaagcaacGGGAGCGGGAACAGCAAAGGAGACCGGCGATGCGGAGCTCAGTAAGTTCTGGAGCTCTGGCTGGAGGATCAGCGACCCACAGTTGCCTGAAGAAAGTCTCCCGCTTTGATACCAGCGAAAGCAGTCGAAGGGCCACCAGTGTGAGGCAGAAAAACCGGCCAAAGATCTCCGTGCGCTTCAATACAGTCTCGCAGATCAAGTATACGCCCAGTGCCAAGAGGGAGAGGCTGGCCAGAGAAGAGGAGCCACCGGAAATGGAAGTGGGCAGCCTGCCCAGCGACTATGGAGAGCGCAGCTTCGAGATGTATTTCGCGGAGAACGGAAATGCCCCAGAGAATCTGGAAAACATGCAGACCCTTAAGCTGTACACCAAACCCCAACTCCAGGCAGTAGTGGATGAGATACAACAGGAGCGGGAAAAGTATCGGAAAAACCTTGACAACGCTGGCAAGATCAGCGGTAAGGGAGGATGTGGAAAGGTAAAGGGAAAAGGAGCAGGCAGCTCCACCAGCCATCAGTGCCAGAATATAGCCAAAAAGATCGACATCATCGAGAAGTTAATCGCCATGGAGGAGAACAAAATGGAGCAAATACGTTTGGCCACCGAATCGCGATTGAGGCCCTTCAACTGCAATGCCAAGGAGAAGGGCTATGTGAAAAGCTTGACCATGAACTTTGACATGCTGGCCCGAGGTGAAGATCCCGCAGAAGATGAGGATCTGTCATCCAAAGACGCCTCGGATCTGTGCGCCTATGCGAGGAATATACGCAGAAACTGCAGCTTACCCGATGTCCTCGAAAGCACCGATTTCACTGGCATCTACAACAGCCAGGGTGTTGAGTTGGCCAAGGAAGTGATAGCCGACGACGAGAGCGGAGATCCAGAGAACACCGAGATCACTGCAGATGGCGCTGATCACGAAGACATCAGACAGACTGTTGTTTTGAGGATGGAGCCAG GCAATCCCAAAACGCTCAATCCCATGCCCATCGAGGAGTCCTCCATACGCCGCGCCTGCTCGCTGAGCGACCTGCACATGGGCAACTTTGGCAAGC CTGGAAAATCGCAGAATGGCACTCCACAAAAGCCGCAGGTCCAGCACCGAAATGGAAACGTCTCGCGATCGGCCAGCAAAAGGAACAGTTTGCAGGGCAAAACTGGGTTGGGCGCCTCCAGCAACTCAATGAACGTTCTCAATCAGGGT aGCGACTCGGAACCCGAGGACAGCAACCGTTTGCGTAGTGCCAGCAATGGACAGGGACGCAGTAATGGCCCCATTG CTGCGAATCGCCAGTACAGCAACAAGATTAACAATGTCAACAACAATCGGCGAAAGGCGCCAAACTTTAGCAGTG CCACGCCCATGCAAGACGACTCCAGCTCCGAGGAGACGCCCAATAGCACTGTCAACAACAAGCCCATTGTGCCACCAAGACCTAGGAACCTGGCCTTTGATCACAAGAGCAAACTGCTGATTAACAATAGTGGAAGCCCTGGCGGAAATGCCAAACAGAGGAGCGGAGTGACTTCCACGGAGGATTACGAGGGCACAGATC CTGAAGCCCAAGTACACAATGTGATCAACAAACTTTATACAACCACACAGGCAGCTATGCAGCTGCATGCTAATCTGAAGAATTCGCTGCTGCTTAAGGAACTGGAGAACGCCCTCATCATGTCCAGGAATATGCTAAGCAGCATCCCCAATCG ACAAGCGGAGAAGGCGAACAACGGAGGCGGAATGGGCGGGGGATTAGGAGTGGGTGGTAGTGGGGGATTGAACCACGATCAGCTGAACGCTGACAACGGAGACTATCTGATGATGGTCAACAACTGTGCCGATCTTTTGAGCAATTTACGCACGAAGCACAAACCCGATGACTGTGAGAATAACTCCTAG